The following is a genomic window from Azospirillaceae bacterium.
CGCGAACCGTCATCATGGTGCTTCCATGCCTGCCAAGCCGCCCCCCCTGCCCTTCGATCCCGCCACCGAGAACGACCGCGCCGCATCCTTGCGGCGGTGGCGCCGCATCGCCAGCCTGTATCTGGCGGTGGCGGCGGCCCTGTGGCTGGCCGCCCGCCTGGTGCCCCGCCTGCTGCCCGATTTCATCGGCTGGCCCTGGCCGGGATTCTGGAGCCTGCTGCGCGCCGTGGGCGAGGCCGGGCTGGTCGGCGGCCTGGCCGACTGGTTCGCGGTGACCGCCCTGTTCCGCCATCCGCTGGGCGTGCCCGTCCCCCACACCGCCCTGGTGCCGCAGAACCGCGACCGCATCGCCGACGGCATCGCCACATACATCGACAGCGAATTCCTGGCGCCGGACCGGCTGCGCGGCCAGGTGCAGCGGCTGAACGCCGCCGACCAATTGGCCCTGGCCCTGGCCAACCCCGCCCATCGCGCCCAGTTGGCCGACCTGGCCCTGGCGGCCCTGCCCCGCCTGCTGTCGCGCGACCGCGAGGCAGCCCTGCGCGAGGCCCTGGCGCGGGCGGCGCTGGAGGGCCTGCGCGCCCTGGATCTGCGTCCCATGGTCGCGCGCCTGCTGCGTGAGGCCATCAACAGCCCGATGTTCGAAGCCCTGATCCAGGAAATCTCCGACCACGGCGTCGTCCTGGTCCACGGCAGCCGGCCGCACATCCGCGACGCCGTGGCCAGCCGGTCGAAATGGTGGATGCCCCGGGCGCTGGACCACAGTCTGGCCGACCAGGTGACGGACGCCCTGGCGGGCCACCTGTTCGACCTGCGCAGCCCCCACAGCGAGGCCGGCCACGGCCTGCGCCTGTGGCTGGCGGAGATCCCCGACCGCATCGCCGAGGGAGACGCCCTGGGCGAGCGGCTGGCGACCGTGCTGCGCAACGCCATCGACATCAAGACCCTGCGCCTGCTGCTGCGCCACCTGATCGGCCGGGTGAAGGCCGCAGCACTGGAAGATACGGAGCGGCCGGACGGCACCCTGCGCGGCGCCCTGGACGCGGCCCTGCTGTCGCTGGCCCAGGAACTGGCGCGCCCCGGCACCCGCGCCCGCCTGGATGAGGCGGTGGAGAACGCCTTCCTGGCCGCCATCCCCGGCTGGCGCACCGCCATCCGCACCTTCATCACCGACACCCTGAAGGCCCAGGACGCCGCCGACTTCTCCCGCCGGCTGGAGGAAGGCGTGGGCAAGGATCTGCAGTTCATCCGCATCAACGGCACGGTGCTGGGCGCCCTGATCGGCGCCACGCTTTACCTGCTGGACCTTACTTTCGGCTAAGCCGCTGGTCGGGCGTGCTTTCGGCAGAGGAACGGGCGTAGGGGTTGACGGATGGCCCCCGCATCCCGCAGGGTCGCCCCGCCAGGCCCTGCCCCTTGTCCATCCGTAGCAGCGTTCGGACAGGCGCCGCGCCCGAAAATTCGACCTTGGCCCCACGGCGGACGCCGGACCCGGGCCATAACGTTATTGCCACCGACGAGGACCGAATGCGCGCCAAATTCTATCCCCTGATGCTGGGTGCCCTGCTGGCCGTTGGCATTGGGACCGCCCATGCCAAGGACAAGGAAAAGGACGCCACGCCGCCGGAGAAGGCCATCAGCAAGGAGCTGGTCCCGCCGCTGCAAGCCGCGCAGCAGGCCCTGGGGGAAAAGAACTACCAGGCGGTGCTGGACAACGCCGCCACGGCCGAGGCCGCCAAGGCCGACCGCACGCCCTATGAGAATTTCCTGATCACCGAGATGCGTCTGCAGGCCTATCTGGGCCTGAAGGACAACCCGCATCTGGCCGAAGCGCTGGAGACGGAACTGGCGTCCGGCCAGTTGGCCCCGGAAGAGGCCGCCCGCCGCAGCCTGACGCTGGCCCAGGTCTATTACCAGGACAAGAACTACGCCAAGTTCCTGGAGAAGTCCGACGCCCTGGTCCAGGCCGGCACCGCCCCGGCGGAATTCTACAACCTGCGCTGCCAGGCCCAGTACTCGCTGAAGAACTTCGACGCGACCGGTCCGGCCTGCCAGGCCGCCATCGACGTGGCCACGAAGGCCGGCCAGCCGGCGCCGGAACAGATCTACCAGATGCAGCTGGACAGCACCGTCCGCCGCAAGGATTACAGCGCCTATGTCGACGGCCTGGGTGAGATCCTGAAGTACTACCCGAAGCAGGATTACTGGGCCGACTACCTGACCTTCATGCAGAAGAAGCCGGGCTATTCCGACCGCCTGACGCTGGACGTCTATCGCCTGATGCTGCGCGTCAACGCCATCAAGGAAGGCAACGAGTACCTGGACATGGCCGATCTGGCCAGCCACGCCGCCCTGCCGGGCGAAGCCAAGGCCGTCCTGGAAAAGGGCCAGCCCCTGCTGGGTGGCAACCCGACCGCCAAGCAGATGCTGGCGGAGAGCACCAAGGCCGCGGCGGAAGACCAGAAGACCATCGACAAGACGGTGGCCGAGGCCGCCAAGGCCCCGACCGGCGTCCCGCTGGAAAAGCTGGGCCAGGCCTACGCCAGCTACGGCAACTACCCCAAGGCGATTGAGCTGATCCAGCAGGGCATCGCCAAGGGCGTGAAGGAACCGAACGACGCCAAGCTGCATCTGGCGGAGGTGTACGTCGCCGCCGGCCAGAAGGATCAGGCCGTGAAGATCTTCCAGGAACTGGCCAACGCCGGCCCGGGCTTCAAGGAACTGTCCAACGGCTGGCTGATCTATCTGAACCAGCCGGCTTAATATATTTCGCCCTCAAGCGCCGGGCGCCGCCATCCGGCGGCTTGGGCTTCCTCACTGCGCCCTACGGTGCTCGTTCCGGGGCCGGCGGTCGCCGGCCTGGGGATGAGGGAAAGAGCCAGCTTCAGCGCAATATCGTGAGGAACGGGGTCGGCCCAGCGCCGGCCCCGTTTCTTTTTGCGGCAAAACGGGCCGGAACGGGCCCGATGGCCGCCGCCGACCTCGACGGCGCGCGGGGGCGCCGTTACACTCCCGGCCCATCTCGGCCCGGTCCGCCCGCATGGCGGGGCTCGAAACAGAGAATGGCGGCCGGCGCCTTCAAGCCATCGATGGGGATATTCCTTACATGACGGATTTCATCCGATGACCCAGCCCGGGCACAGCACGATGCGGGAACTGACCCTGCGCGGCATCATCCTGGGTGCCTTGATCACCGTGGTGTTCACCGCCGCCAACGTCTATCTGGGCCTGAAGGTCGGGCTGACCTTCGCCTCCTCCATCCCGGCGGCCGTCATCTCGATGGCGGTCCTGCGGCTGGCCAAGGACAGCACCATCCAGGAGAACAACTTCGTCCAGACCCTGGCATCGGCCGCCGGCACCCTGTCGTCGGTGATCTTCGTGTTGCCGGGCTTGGTGATCGTGGGGTACTGGACGGGCTTCCCCTTCTGGGAATCGGCCGGCATCTGCGCCGTGGGCGGCATCCTGGGCGTCATGTACACGGTACCGCTGCGCCGGGCCATGGTGGTGCAGGGCAACCTGCCCTATCCCGAGGGTGTGGCCGCGGCCGAGGTGCTGAAAGTCGGTTCGCCCGACACCGCCGGTGAGGCAGGGGCCGATGAGGCGTCCAGGGGGGCCGGCCTGCGCGACGTGGTGGCCGGCACCATCGTGTCCATCGGGTTCTTCCTGATGACCGCCATGCGCTTCTTCACCGAGCAGTTTCAGGGGTTCCTGCGCATCGGCAATGCCGTCACCGGCATCGGCACCGGCCTGTCCATGGCCCTGCTGGGTGCCGGCTACCTGGTCGGCGCCACGGTGGGCGTCGCCATGTTCGTGGGCGTGGCCATCGCGTGGTTCGGCGCGGTACCGCTGCTGACCTGGATGCACCCGCCGACGGACGGCATGGATCTGGTGAAGTACGCCAACAGCGTCGTCTGGCGCCAACAGGTTCGCCTGATCGGCGCCGGCGCCATCGCCACCGCCGCCATCTGGACGCTGATCGTCCTGGCCCGCCCCATGGTGGACGGCATTCGCGCCTCGCTGGCGGCCATGAAGCATGTGCGCGGCGGCCAGGGCCACACCCTGCCGCGGGTGGAGCGGGACATCCCCTTCCACTACGTCATGGCCTTCGCCGCCGTGCTGCTGGTGCCGCTGGCCGGCCTGTTCATCGCCTTCATCCTGGGCACGCCCCTGTCGGGCCAGCTGGTCACCCTGGTGCTGGCCTGCGTGGCCTTCGCCGCCGTGATGGGTTTCATCGTGGCCGCAGCCTCCGGCTACATGGCCGGCCTGATCGGCAGTTCCAACAGCCCCATCTCCAGCATCGGCATCCTGGCGGCCATCGCCTCGTCCCTGATGCTGATCGGCATCCTGGGCAACACCGCCGTGGCCGACCCGGTGGTGCGCGCCACCGCCGTGGCCCTGGCCCTGTTCACCACCGCCGTGGTGCTGACCATCGCCACCATCGCCAACGACAACCTTCAGGACCTGAAGACCGGCCAGCTGGTGGGCGCCACGCCCTGGCGCCAGCAGGTGGCCCTGGTGCTGGGCTGCGTCGTCGGCGCCGTGGTCATCCCGCCGGTGCTGAACCTGCTGCAGCACGCCTACGGCTTCGCCGGCGCGCCGCTGGATCCGGGCATGGACCCGGAAAAGGTGCTGGGCGCGCCGCAGGCGACGCTGATGGCCACCCTGGCCACCGGCATCCTCAGCGGCAAGCTGGACTGGTCCATGCTGGGCATCGGCGCCATCGTCGGCGCCTGCCTGGTGATCGTGGATGAGGTGCTGAAGGCCACCACCCGCCGCTTCCGCCTGCCGCCGCTGGCCGTGGCCCTGGGCATCTACCTGCCCATGACCGTCACCGTGCCCGTCAGCATCGGCGCCTTCCTGGCCTGGCTGGCCGACCGCGCGCTGGAACGCCGGGCCAAGGCCGCCGGCGTGCCCTTCGCCACATACGCCGACGTGCCGCAGCGCCGCGCCATGCTGCTGGCGTCCGGCATGATCGTGGGCGAGAGCCTGTTCGGTGTGGCCCAGGCGGCCATCATCTCCGCCACCGGCAACCAGGAGCCCCTGGCCGTCATGGGCGACGGCTTCGCCGGGGCCGCCGAATGGCTGGGTGGTGCCGTCTTCCTGGTGGCCTGCCTGTGGAGCTATCGCTGGGTGCTGGCCGAACGCAAGTGAGGCGGGCAAGGCCCGGGAGCCAAGCCAGCGGATGCTGGCGCCCGGCGCCTGAGGGGACAGTTGATCGGTAACGATCAACTGTCGCGCATGAACGCAAGTGAGGCGGAATAACGCAGAGTCGTAAGGGTTAGAGGGGGGCGCTTGCGGCCCCCCTTTTTCTATCCATAGACCCTACCGCCACAGGCGGATGTCGGGTCGGGCACTAAACGGGCGTACCATAAGGGTCGAGTGACAAGACCTGAGGAGGACCCGCCATGGTCGTCTCCACCCCGGCGCCACCGTCAGGAGCCGCCGTTCCGCCCAGCGCTGAATGGATATTCCTGAACCGCTTCGCCTACGGCCCCCGGCCCGGCGACGCCACCGCGTTGAAGCAGCAAGGCACGGCCCGCTGGCTGGATGAACAGATCCGCCTGGCCGCCCAGCCCGACCCGGCGCCGGAAACCCGGCAGCATTTGGACACCGCCGTCCTGCGCATCAAGTACGATGCCGGCGACGGCTGGGCCGCGCTGGACGAGATGCGGCCCCTGCGCACCCTGGGCCAGCCGGTCGATGCCCTGTGGCAGCTGAATGAGCCCGGACGCAAGCAGCCCTACCAGGAACGGGTGCGGCCCCGCATGGAACTGGCGGCCGCGACGGTCATCCGCAGCGTCTACGACCCGGCCCAGCTGGGCCAGGTGATGACCCTGTTCTGGCACGACCACTTTTCCGTCAACGGCGCCGACAGCTATACCGCCCCGGCCCTGCCGGCCTACGACCTGGCCATCCGCACCCACGCCCTGGGCAACTTCCGCGACCTGCTGGAGGCGGTGGCCACCAGCCCGGCCATGCTGATCTACCTGAACAACCGGTCGTCGCGCGGCGGGGCCGCCAATGAGAATTACGCCCGCGAACTGTTCGAGTTGCACACCCTGGGCCGCGACGCCTACCTCAACACCCAGTACGACCGCTGGCGCGACGTGCCCGGCGCCCTGAAAGGCGCACCCGAGGGCTACATCGACCAGGACGTCTATGAGGCCAGCCGCGCGTTCACGGGGTGGAGCATCCAGAGCGGCCAGGATCTGGGTGGCTACAAGGCGCCCAGCGACGGTCGCTTCACCTACATTGAAGGCTGGCACGACAACTACCAGAAGCGCGTGCTGGCGGCGGAGTTCGACAGCTATCAGCCGCCGCAGACCGACGGGCACAAGGTGCTGGACCTGCTGGCCGCCCACCCGGCCACCGCCCACTACATCTGCGCCAAGCTGGTGCGGTCGCTGCTGGGCGGCGAGCCGTCGCCGGATTTGGTGCGCGCGGCGGCGGCCACCTGGCTGGACAACCGCCAGCGCCCCGACCAGATCGCCCGGGTCGTGCGCCTGATCGCCCTGTCGCCGGCCGCCACGGCCGGCTGGGGCGCCCGGCCCAAGCGCCCCTTGGAACTGGTGGCCAGCTTCGCCCGCGCCACCGGCACGCCGGTCACGGCCAGCGAACCGCTGGTGGGCGTCATGGATAGCGCCGGGCAGAAGCTGTACGCCTGGCCCAGCCCGGACGGCCATCCCGTGTCCGACGATTACTGGCTGGGCGCCCAGAACATGCGGGCACGCTGGACCCTGGCCCTGGGCCTGGCGGAGGGGGCGTGGATGCCGCCCGGCCTGGCCGCATCCGCCCAGATGGGGCCGGCGGCCGGCCACAGCGGCCAGGCCGTCGCCTTCTGGTCCGACCGCCTGCTGGGCAGCCCCACGGCCATCGACGCCGGCGCCCTGCTGGGTGGCCTGGACCTGGATGCCGACGCCCCGCCCCGGGTGGACAACAAGACGGGCGAATTCGCCAACCGCCGCCTGGCCGCCTATGTGGCCATGAGCCCGGCCTTCCAGCTGCGTTGAGGGAGACATCGCCATGGCCTTCAAGCCCTTATCGGCGCTGAACCGGCGCGACATCCTGAAATCCCTGGCCGCCGCCGGCGCCCTGACCGCCGGCCCCGGCCTGGGCCAGCTGGCGTTCAGCACCCCCGGCATGGCCATGGCCGACGACGGCCGCATCCTGGTGGTGCTGTTCTTCCGCGGCGGCATGGACGTGATGAACTTCATCGGCCCGTCCAACGACGCCGTCTACATCGACGCCCGGCCGGCCGACCTGCGCCTGCTGGACAGCGGCGACAGGGCCGGCATCGCGCTGGACAGCGACCTGGCGCCAGGCGTGGACTTCCGCCTGCATCCCGAGGCCGGCGCCCTGCATGAAATCTACCGCCAGGGCGACTTGGCCATCGTCCAGGCCACCGGCCTGGCCAACGCCACGCGCAGCCATTTCGAGGCGCAGGAACTGATGGAACGTGGCCTGGCGGCGGAGCCCAAGGGCAACGCCGCCTTGGGCACGGAGGGCGGCTGGGCCGCCCGCCTGTTGCAGCAGATGGGCGGCAACGGCGGCCTGACGGCCGTCAGCACCGCCGGCGGCGTGCCCCGGCTGTTGCAGGGCTTCCCGCAGGCCCTGTCCATCCCCGACCTGCGCAACGGCTTCGGCCTGCCGGGTGGCGCCGGCACCCAGGCGGTGCTGGAACGGCTGTACCCCGGCGGCGGCCAGTCCGCCGCCTTCAACCCCGACGTCAGCCGAAGCGGACGCACCGCCCTGGACGCGGCGTTGCGCCTGAACGCCGCCCTGCCCCGGGGGCCGGACGGCAAGGTGGCGGCCTATCAGCCGGAACACGGCGGCGCGTTCGAGGGCGATATCGGCCGATCGCTGGAAACGGTGGCCCGGCTGATCCGCATGGATGCCGGCCTGAAGGTGGCCTGCGTCGACATGGGCGGCTGGGACACGCATGAGGGCCAGGCCGGCCGGTTCAAGGGCCTGATCCACCAGATGTCGGGCTCGCTGGCCACCTTCTGGAACGACCTGTCCGACTATCACGACCGCCTGACCCTGGTGACGGTCAGCGAGTTCGGCCGCCGCCTGCGCGCCAACCGCAGCGGCGGTACCGACCACGGCCACGGGTCGGTGATGATGGTGCTGGGCGGCGGGGTGGCCGGCGGCCGCCTGCTGGGCCGCTGGCCGGGACTACAGCCCCAGGATTTGGACGAACGCGTGGATTTGGCGGTCACCACCGATTACCGCGAGGTGCTGGCCACCGTGCTGAAGCACCGGCTGGGCATCACCCAGTTCGACACCGTCTTCCCCGGCTTCCGCCCCGGCACCGGCGACCCGGCGCTATTCAGAGCCTAACCGATCCACGCCTCCGGCGAGGCGGCGGAGGGCAGGTTCAGGCACAGCACCAGCCGCACCGCGCCAGTGCCGGCGACGGGCGGGGAGCGGTGGACCACGCCGCCGCCATCGCATCCACCTGGCCCACAGCCCTTGAACAGGGCGACGGCGTGCCGGGGCATCTGGTACAGCGGGCCGCCGTAGCGCCGCTGTTCCGCCAGCGCCCGGTCGGCGTCGATGGGCGCCACCACCTGGGTGCCGGGGCCGCGATAGGTGGTGATCAGGCGCAAGGCGACATGGTCGCGGTGGAATTTCCAGCAGGCGTCACCGACCACCGCCTCCAGCCGCACGTCCACCCATTCGCCACCGGCGACGGCCAGGAAACGGGCGCACAGATCCACCACGTCAACCATCAGGGCGGGCGGCGCGCCCGTCCCCGCCAGCGACGGCGCCAGGGCGGCGGCGACATCGCCCAACCGCGCCAGGAAACGGGCCTGGGGCAGCCGGTCCGGCGGCAGGGCGTCCAGCCAGGGGTCCAGGGCGGCCCCCGGCATCAGGTCGCGGCGCCACAACGCCAGGCCGAC
Proteins encoded in this region:
- a CDS encoding DUF445 domain-containing protein, which encodes MPAKPPPLPFDPATENDRAASLRRWRRIASLYLAVAAALWLAARLVPRLLPDFIGWPWPGFWSLLRAVGEAGLVGGLADWFAVTALFRHPLGVPVPHTALVPQNRDRIADGIATYIDSEFLAPDRLRGQVQRLNAADQLALALANPAHRAQLADLALAALPRLLSRDREAALREALARAALEGLRALDLRPMVARLLREAINSPMFEALIQEISDHGVVLVHGSRPHIRDAVASRSKWWMPRALDHSLADQVTDALAGHLFDLRSPHSEAGHGLRLWLAEIPDRIAEGDALGERLATVLRNAIDIKTLRLLLRHLIGRVKAAALEDTERPDGTLRGALDAALLSLAQELARPGTRARLDEAVENAFLAAIPGWRTAIRTFITDTLKAQDAADFSRRLEEGVGKDLQFIRINGTVLGALIGATLYLLDLTFG
- a CDS encoding DUF1501 domain-containing protein, producing MAFKPLSALNRRDILKSLAAAGALTAGPGLGQLAFSTPGMAMADDGRILVVLFFRGGMDVMNFIGPSNDAVYIDARPADLRLLDSGDRAGIALDSDLAPGVDFRLHPEAGALHEIYRQGDLAIVQATGLANATRSHFEAQELMERGLAAEPKGNAALGTEGGWAARLLQQMGGNGGLTAVSTAGGVPRLLQGFPQALSIPDLRNGFGLPGGAGTQAVLERLYPGGGQSAAFNPDVSRSGRTALDAALRLNAALPRGPDGKVAAYQPEHGGAFEGDIGRSLETVARLIRMDAGLKVACVDMGGWDTHEGQAGRFKGLIHQMSGSLATFWNDLSDYHDRLTLVTVSEFGRRLRANRSGGTDHGHGSVMMVLGGGVAGGRLLGRWPGLQPQDLDERVDLAVTTDYREVLATVLKHRLGITQFDTVFPGFRPGTGDPALFRA
- a CDS encoding tetratricopeptide repeat protein — its product is MRAKFYPLMLGALLAVGIGTAHAKDKEKDATPPEKAISKELVPPLQAAQQALGEKNYQAVLDNAATAEAAKADRTPYENFLITEMRLQAYLGLKDNPHLAEALETELASGQLAPEEAARRSLTLAQVYYQDKNYAKFLEKSDALVQAGTAPAEFYNLRCQAQYSLKNFDATGPACQAAIDVATKAGQPAPEQIYQMQLDSTVRRKDYSAYVDGLGEILKYYPKQDYWADYLTFMQKKPGYSDRLTLDVYRLMLRVNAIKEGNEYLDMADLASHAALPGEAKAVLEKGQPLLGGNPTAKQMLAESTKAAAEDQKTIDKTVAEAAKAPTGVPLEKLGQAYASYGNYPKAIELIQQGIAKGVKEPNDAKLHLAEVYVAAGQKDQAVKIFQELANAGPGFKELSNGWLIYLNQPA
- a CDS encoding DUF1800 domain-containing protein; the protein is MVVSTPAPPSGAAVPPSAEWIFLNRFAYGPRPGDATALKQQGTARWLDEQIRLAAQPDPAPETRQHLDTAVLRIKYDAGDGWAALDEMRPLRTLGQPVDALWQLNEPGRKQPYQERVRPRMELAAATVIRSVYDPAQLGQVMTLFWHDHFSVNGADSYTAPALPAYDLAIRTHALGNFRDLLEAVATSPAMLIYLNNRSSRGGAANENYARELFELHTLGRDAYLNTQYDRWRDVPGALKGAPEGYIDQDVYEASRAFTGWSIQSGQDLGGYKAPSDGRFTYIEGWHDNYQKRVLAAEFDSYQPPQTDGHKVLDLLAAHPATAHYICAKLVRSLLGGEPSPDLVRAAAATWLDNRQRPDQIARVVRLIALSPAATAGWGARPKRPLELVASFARATGTPVTASEPLVGVMDSAGQKLYAWPSPDGHPVSDDYWLGAQNMRARWTLALGLAEGAWMPPGLAASAQMGPAAGHSGQAVAFWSDRLLGSPTAIDAGALLGGLDLDADAPPRVDNKTGEFANRRLAAYVAMSPAFQLR
- a CDS encoding DUF1826 domain-containing protein produces the protein MRAAAATLDRAPPAASGIAEGAEARVLARVADPSVGLALWRRDLMPGAALDPWLDALPPDRLPQARFLARLGDVAAALAPSLAGTGAPPALMVDVVDLCARFLAVAGGEWVDVRLEAVVGDACWKFHRDHVALRLITTYRGPGTQVVAPIDADRALAEQRRYGGPLYQMPRHAVALFKGCGPGGCDGGGVVHRSPPVAGTGAVRLVLCLNLPSAASPEAWIG
- a CDS encoding oligopeptide transporter, OPT family, with the protein product MTQPGHSTMRELTLRGIILGALITVVFTAANVYLGLKVGLTFASSIPAAVISMAVLRLAKDSTIQENNFVQTLASAAGTLSSVIFVLPGLVIVGYWTGFPFWESAGICAVGGILGVMYTVPLRRAMVVQGNLPYPEGVAAAEVLKVGSPDTAGEAGADEASRGAGLRDVVAGTIVSIGFFLMTAMRFFTEQFQGFLRIGNAVTGIGTGLSMALLGAGYLVGATVGVAMFVGVAIAWFGAVPLLTWMHPPTDGMDLVKYANSVVWRQQVRLIGAGAIATAAIWTLIVLARPMVDGIRASLAAMKHVRGGQGHTLPRVERDIPFHYVMAFAAVLLVPLAGLFIAFILGTPLSGQLVTLVLACVAFAAVMGFIVAAASGYMAGLIGSSNSPISSIGILAAIASSLMLIGILGNTAVADPVVRATAVALALFTTAVVLTIATIANDNLQDLKTGQLVGATPWRQQVALVLGCVVGAVVIPPVLNLLQHAYGFAGAPLDPGMDPEKVLGAPQATLMATLATGILSGKLDWSMLGIGAIVGACLVIVDEVLKATTRRFRLPPLAVALGIYLPMTVTVPVSIGAFLAWLADRALERRAKAAGVPFATYADVPQRRAMLLASGMIVGESLFGVAQAAIISATGNQEPLAVMGDGFAGAAEWLGGAVFLVACLWSYRWVLAERK